One window of the Leptospira dzoumogneensis genome contains the following:
- a CDS encoding DoxX family protein, whose translation MRNKVIYWIATAWLSLGMVSTGIVQIIQMKEEADMFAHLGYPAYLMIIIGVWKLLGVIAVLVPKFPLVKEWAYAGFFFTMSGAVFSHFAAGDGAKEYFGPALLLVLTIVSWYFRPADRKLQG comes from the coding sequence ATGAGAAACAAAGTTATATACTGGATCGCTACTGCATGGCTTTCTTTAGGGATGGTATCGACAGGGATCGTACAGATCATCCAAATGAAAGAAGAAGCGGATATGTTTGCACATTTAGGCTACCCCGCATATTTGATGATCATAATAGGAGTTTGGAAATTATTAGGGGTAATCGCAGTGCTTGTTCCTAAATTTCCTTTGGTAAAGGAATGGGCTTACGCTGGATTTTTCTTTACAATGTCTGGAGCAGTGTTCTCTCATTTTGCAGCCGGGGACGGAGCAAAAGAATATTTCGGACCTGCATTATTGCTGGTGCTTACGATAGTATCCTGGTATTTCAGACCGGCTGATAGAAAATTACAAGGGTGA
- a CDS encoding SRPBCC domain-containing protein: protein MEIKTKIDAEDGKQELLITREFDLPVDLLFKAHIEPEIVEEWMGTKVLKLEGKNHGSWQFVTTDPHGNKHGFNGVIHEFVPDQKITRTFEMENSPFPPQLEFLEFGSLGEEKSKLTMHIVFKSVSLRDQLLKLPFAQGINLAHNRLQEAANKLK from the coding sequence ATGGAAATAAAAACCAAAATTGATGCAGAAGACGGCAAACAAGAATTGCTGATCACCAGAGAATTCGATCTTCCTGTGGATCTACTTTTTAAGGCGCATATAGAGCCGGAAATCGTGGAAGAATGGATGGGAACAAAAGTCCTGAAATTAGAAGGTAAGAATCACGGAAGTTGGCAGTTTGTGACCACGGATCCTCATGGAAACAAACACGGATTCAACGGTGTTATCCATGAATTTGTTCCGGACCAAAAGATCACCCGCACTTTCGAGATGGAAAATTCACCTTTTCCTCCTCAGCTCGAGTTCTTAGAATTCGGATCCTTGGGCGAAGAAAAAAGTAAACTTACGATGCATATTGTATTTAAGTCCGTCTCACTCAGAGACCAACTGTTAAAACTTCCTTTCGCTCAAGGAATTAACTTGGCTCATAATAGATTACAAGAAGCCGCAAATAAATTAAAATAG
- a CDS encoding ArsR/SmtB family transcription factor: MNLRRDVFQAIADPTRRAILLLVASQAMTAGAIASNFDTARPTVSKHLQILTECELLKQEQNGREIYYQLNPNKMKEIADFIEPFRKMWDDRFNKLESVMKKYRSRK; this comes from the coding sequence ATGAATCTAAGAAGGGACGTATTTCAGGCTATAGCAGACCCTACTAGAAGAGCAATACTTCTATTAGTGGCTTCTCAGGCAATGACCGCAGGGGCGATTGCCTCCAATTTCGATACTGCCAGGCCGACCGTTTCCAAACATTTACAAATACTCACCGAGTGCGAATTGTTAAAACAGGAGCAAAACGGCAGGGAAATTTATTACCAATTGAATCCGAATAAGATGAAAGAAATTGCCGACTTTATAGAACCATTTCGTAAAATGTGGGACGATCGATTCAATAAGCTGGAATCGGTAATGAAAAAATACAGATCAAGAAAATAG
- a CDS encoding replication-associated recombination protein A, whose protein sequence is MGSLFERAPLPHKIRPTSFAQVIGQEKAKLQLQKYKEPVSILLYGPPGTGKSTIARILGNTWKLPFVEYNAVTTGVADIKKLLERSEKEGSILLFLDEIHRFSSSQQDSLLRGVETGGIVLIGATTENPSFRITRPLLSRCQVLKLEPLGENDLLEILSRGIGSLDPKPNITKEASSLLVRYSGGDARKLLSNLEGLVLSRDSGVQIEASDIETFLESRVIEYDQSGESHYDVISAFIKSVRGSDPDAALFYLAMMLEGGEDPLFIARRLIILASEDIGNASVHGLPLAVAGLHALETIGMPEGRIVLGQVTTFLASCPKSNASYLGIGSALSFVKERGPSLKIPNRLRNAPTSTHKKEGASQGYKYPHDFGGFVPFSYFPDDLSDNPPQFYKPTKNGMEGKIREHLASIWKKISGKNYE, encoded by the coding sequence TTGGGCAGTCTATTTGAAAGAGCACCTCTTCCCCATAAGATCAGGCCAACCTCATTCGCCCAGGTCATTGGACAGGAAAAGGCAAAGCTTCAATTACAAAAATATAAAGAACCGGTAAGCATTCTATTATACGGACCTCCCGGAACGGGAAAGTCCACGATCGCCAGGATCTTAGGTAATACCTGGAAATTACCTTTTGTGGAATATAATGCAGTCACAACAGGCGTTGCGGATATCAAAAAACTATTAGAAAGATCCGAAAAAGAAGGAAGTATACTTCTTTTCTTGGATGAGATCCATAGATTCAGTTCTTCCCAGCAAGACAGTTTATTAAGAGGTGTGGAAACCGGGGGAATCGTTCTCATAGGTGCCACTACTGAAAATCCATCGTTTAGAATTACAAGACCGCTATTATCCAGATGCCAAGTGCTCAAGCTGGAACCACTCGGAGAAAATGATCTTTTGGAAATACTTTCCAGAGGAATAGGATCCTTAGATCCGAAACCGAATATTACAAAAGAAGCAAGTTCTCTTTTAGTACGTTACTCAGGAGGAGATGCAAGAAAACTACTCTCCAATTTAGAAGGACTTGTTCTATCCAGAGATTCAGGAGTCCAGATAGAAGCCTCCGATATAGAAACATTTTTAGAAAGCAGGGTAATCGAATATGACCAGAGCGGAGAAAGTCATTACGATGTGATCTCCGCATTCATAAAGTCAGTGAGAGGAAGTGATCCGGACGCTGCATTATTCTATTTAGCAATGATGTTAGAAGGAGGAGAGGATCCACTCTTCATCGCAAGAAGACTCATTATCCTAGCCTCCGAAGATATAGGAAATGCTTCCGTTCACGGTTTACCTTTGGCGGTCGCTGGACTTCATGCTTTGGAAACGATCGGAATGCCGGAAGGACGGATTGTTTTAGGACAGGTCACCACATTCTTAGCCTCTTGCCCTAAGTCCAACGCATCTTATTTAGGGATCGGTTCCGCACTTTCTTTCGTAAAAGAAAGAGGACCAAGTTTAAAGATCCCGAATCGACTTAGAAACGCTCCTACTTCTACTCACAAAAAAGAAGGTGCTAGCCAGGGTTATAAATACCCTCATGATTTCGGCGGATTTGTACCATTCTCCTATTTCCCGGACGATCTTTCCGACAATCCTCCTCAATTCTATAAACCTACCAAAAACGGAATGGAAGGAAAGATCAGGGAACATCTTGCTTCCATCTGGAAAAAAATTTCCGGAAAAAATTACGAATAA
- a CDS encoding YqaA family protein, with protein sequence MKTESQELKNSTENVISSLVRQTLIASVILLLIVLVLARFFNERVTQVAGLFLDYTGVWGVGLSIFVADSVHVFFPPDTFLILAVATKMPDFWVIFFASVGSLLAGGCSYSQGRFLLPKLTVFSKFIRNHEEKLEVYVKRFGFWAVVLAALTPLPYSWTSVAAGAMKMRLDLFFAAALFRIPRFILYYYLIKGGWIGI encoded by the coding sequence TTGAAAACGGAATCCCAAGAACTAAAAAATTCCACGGAGAATGTGATCTCCTCCTTGGTCAGACAAACATTGATCGCAAGTGTGATCTTGTTATTAATCGTACTAGTACTCGCAAGATTTTTTAATGAAAGAGTCACTCAGGTTGCCGGTCTCTTTTTGGATTACACTGGAGTATGGGGAGTCGGGCTTTCCATATTCGTCGCGGATTCAGTGCATGTATTCTTTCCTCCGGATACATTCTTGATCTTGGCGGTTGCTACAAAGATGCCGGATTTCTGGGTAATCTTCTTTGCTTCCGTAGGGTCTTTACTTGCAGGAGGATGTTCTTATTCTCAAGGAAGGTTCCTTCTTCCTAAGTTAACCGTATTCTCCAAATTCATTCGGAATCACGAAGAGAAATTGGAAGTTTACGTAAAAAGATTCGGGTTCTGGGCGGTGGTTCTTGCTGCACTTACTCCATTGCCTTATTCCTGGACCTCGGTAGCGGCAGGCGCAATGAAGATGAGGCTCGATCTTTTTTTCGCGGCTGCACTTTTTAGGATCCCCCGTTTTATTCTTTATTACTATCTAATAAAGGGCGGATGGATCGGGATCTAA